CGGACAAGTGACGACGGCGCCTTCCAATTCCCCTTCGCCCAAGGGCCCTTCTCGATGGCAACAGGTATTATTGATCGCGTGGATCGTCCCATCTACATTAAAGACAGCCAGTGTCTTCCCATTGGCTTCGGCCACAATGCCATGCCCTAGCTTGATATCTGCCAGACCAGCGACCCGTACGAACTCTGCCATAGCTCTCTCCTCCAACGTCAATGCGATCAATTCGTGCTAAACGGCTGTTTG
Above is a window of Candidatus Nitrospira nitrosa DNA encoding:
- a CDS encoding Rieske (2Fe-2S) protein gives rise to the protein MAEFVRVAGLADIKLGHGIVAEANGKTLAVFNVDGTIHAINNTCCHREGPLGEGELEGAVVTCPWHGWRFDVTSGACMNNPSAKVEAYQVKVEGNEVKVLL